In Mobula hypostoma chromosome 10, sMobHyp1.1, whole genome shotgun sequence, a single genomic region encodes these proteins:
- the LOC134353399 gene encoding transforming growth factor beta activator LRRC32-like: MNLWLFLWFMAASCLLTSGINETYAVSSVCPMKNHDVSCQYRNLTKVPDLSLLTIKKLDLSYNSITALTEESLLNLSSLQYLDVCCNQLKTIASGSLGHLHKLRVLILSNNLLNRNFSSRNGAFRLLKKLKVLHLSNNYWDSDTVAEQLKNLSSLEELNLSGNVLVKLTADMLCGMQSLKYISLEGNYITEISAGTFECLADLVELNLAMNSLACISDFHLSKLKVLNMSRNGIEFFITNRTDEEYQIQVLDLSHNRLFHFPLLPKFHQIKYLNLSGNLLISVTPKSLNDSIEWDIKNRYEEINGISKLLNNNANSTLSEVRFLDLSNNALIDISHGFLNKFSSLQQLNLSGNCLQNFNIEDGDELNLLLSLDLSDNELTNISLKVDSLNLLQSLKYLYLQNNSIQLLPSQLFKVLPRIEKINLANNNLRICNLKNITTGTHRIKTSCVSFSEIPSLKYLKLDGNNITHLAPYTFYKTPLVYLDLSRNENLEVPDQALIGLEHSLKYLSLRWNLIQTSKVTLTCLNHLRDLDLSNNQLDILPYGTGCAPLKSLDIRGNNFQLLQDKVIRNLSQTLETLYLSGNDFDCCALTWLELLNGTKVEIPDVANTHCFYPSGNDSSMVISLRNRKGECPINSIKKPSPFLVIISALACLLLIGSVISLIMGECCRLCLPAKGESSEADTAPVKIDSECQKEGLTLSVIKIET, from the exons ATGAACCTTTGGCTGTTCCTGTGGTTTATGGCAGCGTCCTGCCTTCTAACAAGTGGCATCAATGAGACCTACGCCGTGTCCAGCGTCTGTCCGATG AAAAACCATGATGTGTCCTGTCAATATCGAAACCTGACCAAAGTGCCTGATCTCTCACTGCTGACAATTAAAAAGCTCGATTTATCTTACAACTCAATCACAGCATTGACAGAGGAATCACTGCTAAACCTCAGTTCATTGCAATACCTGGATGTCTGTTGTAACCAGCTGAAAACCATTGCATCAGGTTCTTTGGGACATTTACATAAACTGAGAGTACTTATTTTGTCAAATAACCTGCTGAACAGAAACTTTTCATCAAGGAATGGAGCATTCCGCCTGTTAAAGAAACTAAAAGTGTTACATCTATCAAACAATTATTGGGACAGTGACACCGTTGCTGAACAGCTGAAAAACCTATCTTCACTGGAAGAATTAAATTTGTCTGGTAATGTACTGGTGAAGCTGACAGCTGATATGCTTTGTGGGATGCAGTCTTTAAAATATATCTCTCTTGAAGGAAATTATATTACAGAAATATCAGCAGGGACCTTTGAATGTTTAGCAGACTTGGTTGAACTGAATTTAGCCATGAATTCTCTTGCCTGCATTTCTGATTTTCATCTTTCTAAACTTAAAGTGTTGAACATGAGCAGAAATGGTATTGAGTTCTTCATAACAAATAGAACTGATGAAGAATATCAGATTCAAGTGCTCGATCTGAGTCACAACAGGttgtttcattttccacttcttcCAAAATTTCATCAGATTAAATATCTGAACTTGTCTGGCAATTTATTGATCAGTGTAACACCCAAATCATTGAATGACTCAATTGAATGGGATATAAAAAAcagatatgaagaaattaatggaATAAGTAAACTACTCAACAACAATGCAAACTCAACTTTGTCTGAAGTAAGATTTTTGGATTTAAGCAACAATGCATTAATAGATATATCACATGGCTTTCTGAATAAATTCAGCTCTCTTCAACAACTGAATCTAAGTGGGAACTGTCTTCAGAATTTTAATATTGAAGATGGAGATGAATTAAACTTGCTGTTATCTCTGGATCTGAGTGACAATGAACTTACGAATATATCGCTCAAAGTGGATAGCCTCAACCTTCTCCAGTCCTTAAAGTACTTGTACCTTCAAAACAATTCCATTCAGTTATTACCCTCCCAACTTTTTAAAGTCTTGCCAAGAATAGAAAAAATAAATCTTGCCAACAACAATCTAAGAATTTGTAATTTGAAGAATATAACCACGGGGACACACAGGATCAAAACCAGCTGCGTGTCTTTTTCTGAAATCCCTTCCCTTAAGTACCTCAAGCTGGACGGAAATAACATTACCCACCTGGCACCGTACACATTCTATAAAACTCCTTTGGTATACCTGGACCTTTCAAGAAATGAAAACCTTGAAGTGCCTGATCAGGCTCTGATAGGTTTAGAACACTCTTTGAAATATCTTTCTTTAAGGTGGAATTTGATCCAAACCTCCAAGGTAACTTTGACATGTTTGAATCACCTCAGAGATCTGGATCTGTCAAATAATCAGTTAGACATTTTACCTTATGGTACTGGATGCGCCCCATTGAAAAGCCTCGATATTCGAGGGAACAATTTTCAGCTTCTTCAGGATAAGGTCATTAGAAATCTGTCTCAAACTCTTGAAACTCTGTACTTGAGTGGAAATGATTTCGACTGTTGTGCATTGACTTGGTTGGAGTTACTGAATGGTACTAAGGTTGAAATACCTGATGTGGCAAATACTCATTGCTTTTACCCAAGTGGCAATGATTCTTCAATGGTCATTTCACTTCGCAATCGCAAAGGGGAATGTCCGATTAATAGCATCAAGAAACCCAGTCCATTTCTAGTTATAATATCTGCACTGGCTTGCCTACTACTGATTGGATCGGTGATATCATTAATAATGGGAGAATGCTGCCGGCTATGTCTGCCTGCTAAGGGGGAGAGTTCTGAGGCAGATACAGCTCCGGTAAAAATCGACAGTGAATGCCAGAAAGAAGGGCTAACTCTAAGTGTCATTAAAATAGAAACTTGA